A part of Silurus meridionalis isolate SWU-2019-XX chromosome 18, ASM1480568v1, whole genome shotgun sequence genomic DNA contains:
- the LOC124401678 gene encoding protein eva-1 homolog C produces MYLTDVVPQCALLLGFTCMAASSPTSPQFSAYLLHVLRNYTDEVCDGDLLTVRCPPRTTITVQSAFYGRKSSAHSLLCPMLYSMTGPRPLSGVPACHVSTALQKMTDECEDRRSCELLVNSRLFGTDPCPSISKSLTLQYKCRPNEFKSKVVCEGEKLRVSCKTGMQIAVFSAMFGRTQEGALECPPHPRRMPPVDCRAEGALQVMTSRCQGKRTCVVQVSVQEFGDPCYTGTRKYLSVIYTCVPKKLLQDSVQTPPSSPPHDPNVVGDSSPSEGNQSVTSDPAPGKSKRTTGREAVRDGDSYTEASPRDPNPAISAVFKKKMALISNGFAAFTYITEHPERCALYFMCGVCVGLFLTLFALVVQISCRTECKQHQAVAKKRPRQADSDSDSDSDSDWDSGSDLSSRRRRRFERTLNTNVFTSAEELERAQRLEERERIIREIWMNGQPDVPGTRSLNRYY; encoded by the exons CTTACCTGTTGCATGTGTTGCGTAACTACACAGAtgaggtgtgtgatggtgaccTGCTGACTGTACGCTGCCCCCCCAGGACCACCATCACTGTCCAATCAGCATTCTATGGCAGGAAAAGCTCCGCCCACTCTCTGTTATGTCCAATGCTATACAGTATGACTGGACCACGTCCACTGAGTGGTGTCCCTGCATGCCATGTTTCAACAGCACTGcag aagATGACAGACGAGTGTGAGGACAGGAGGAGTTGTGAGCTGTTGGTGAACAGTCGGTTATTTGGAACAGATCCGTGTCCATCTATCAGCAAATCCCTCACTCTCCAGTACAAATGCCGACCTA atgAGTTTAAGAGTAAGGTGGTGTGTGAGGGGGAGAAGTTAAGGGTGAGCTGTAAGACAGGGATGCAGATTGCTGTGTTCTCTGCAATGTTTGGACGTACTCAAGAGGGGGCGCTAGAGTGTCCTCCACATCCACGGAGGATGCCGCCTGTAG aCTGCCGTGCGGAAGGGGCCCTGCAGGTGATGACATCACGTTGTCAGGGGAAACGCACGTGCGTGGTTCAAGTCTCAGTGCAGGAGTTTGGAGACCCCTGTTACACTGGGACTCGCAAATACCTCAGTGTTATATACACCTGtg TTCCTAAGAAGCTTCTACAGGATTCAGTTCAGACTCCACCATCTTCACCACCCCATGACCCCAACGTGGTGGGAGACAGCTCACCCTCTGAAGGGAACCAATCTGTGACCTCTGACCCTGCACCAG gaaaGTCTAA AAGAACGACAGGTAGAGAAGCAGTGAGAGACGGAGACAGTTATACAGAGGCATCGCCCAGAGACCCAAATCCTGCCATCAGcgctgtgtttaaaaaaaagatggcaCTAATCAGCAACGGCTTCGCTgccttcacctacatcactg AGCACCCGGAGAGATGTGCGCTGTACTtcatgtgtggtgtgtgtgtcggCCTCTTCCTCACACTGTTTGCACTGGTGGTGCAGATCTCCTGCCGGACGGAGTGTAAACAGCATCAAGCCGTTGCTAAGAAACGGCCCCGGCAGGCGGACTCGGACTCAGATTCCGACTCCGATTCAGACTGGGACTCCGGCTCGGATCTGTCGTCACGGCGACGACGGCGCTTTGAGCGCACATTGAACACCAATGTGTTCACCTCGGCCGAGGAGCTGGAGCGAGCTCAGCGATTGGAGGAACGAGAGCGAATCATTCGCGAGATCTGGATGAACGGGCAGCCGGACGTCCCAGGAACACGGAGCCTCAATCGTtattactaa